Proteins from a genomic interval of Micromonospora sp. NBC_00389:
- a CDS encoding FUSC family protein, with protein sequence MPGSEEPAAESDPAPHGRVRAARTVAGLRERGQHALHARAWRLRLFGLLAVQAGVAATIAWFVAYEFLDNASPVVAPTTAVGIVAAAMGSRLRRTVELLIGVVLGLAVGDTLMPLFGIGPWQTGVVVVLAIIVAVLLKGGGSLLTQAGGTAVLIATLEPPVRELSIPRFVDAAVGGLVGLAVGLLLVPIHPQKTVLRLAEPVVGPAAAAMHKLAAALRARDLGEAEQSLRELRNLGPQVNALNEGLSAAQEVVRLAPLRWRERQSLAFHTESIRHLERSLHSCRSMARRLTTALKDGEPIPEEFPAAIDLLAAAVLTLRWTIQASEEPREAREQILTAVELAGRAQGGSSRDSGGPHAHRLHYSGLVAVGEIRTAAHDLLIASGLDARTAASMVRRAVGWEEQD encoded by the coding sequence GTGCCCGGGAGCGAGGAGCCGGCAGCCGAATCCGACCCGGCACCACACGGGCGCGTTCGGGCTGCCCGAACGGTTGCCGGCCTGCGGGAGCGGGGGCAGCACGCGCTACACGCCCGCGCCTGGCGGTTACGCCTGTTCGGTCTGCTCGCCGTGCAGGCCGGCGTCGCGGCGACGATCGCCTGGTTCGTGGCGTACGAGTTCCTGGACAATGCCTCCCCGGTCGTCGCACCCACCACCGCGGTCGGCATCGTGGCCGCCGCGATGGGATCACGCCTGCGGCGCACCGTCGAGTTGCTGATCGGGGTCGTCCTCGGGCTCGCCGTCGGTGACACGCTCATGCCGCTGTTCGGCATCGGTCCCTGGCAGACCGGCGTGGTCGTCGTGCTGGCGATCATCGTCGCCGTACTGCTCAAGGGTGGTGGTTCCCTGCTCACCCAGGCCGGTGGTACCGCGGTGCTCATTGCCACCCTGGAGCCGCCCGTACGCGAACTGTCCATCCCCCGCTTCGTCGACGCCGCAGTCGGCGGGCTGGTCGGGCTGGCGGTCGGTCTGCTGTTGGTGCCCATCCACCCGCAGAAGACGGTGCTGCGGCTGGCCGAACCCGTCGTCGGCCCGGCGGCCGCCGCCATGCATAAGCTGGCTGCGGCCCTGCGCGCCCGCGATCTTGGCGAGGCCGAGCAGAGCCTGCGTGAGTTGCGGAATCTCGGCCCGCAGGTCAACGCGCTGAACGAGGGGCTCAGCGCCGCCCAGGAGGTGGTGCGCTTGGCGCCGCTGCGCTGGCGTGAGCGACAATCCCTGGCTTTCCACACGGAGTCCATCCGGCATCTTGAGCGCAGCCTGCACAGCTGCCGGTCCATGGCGAGACGACTCACGACGGCCCTCAAGGACGGTGAACCGATACCGGAGGAGTTCCCCGCGGCCATCGACCTACTGGCCGCCGCCGTGCTGACCCTGAGGTGGACGATCCAGGCCAGTGAGGAACCGCGGGAGGCGCGCGAGCAGATCCTGACGGCCGTCGAGCTGGCCGGACGGGCGCAGGGGGGTTCGTCAAGGGACAGCGGCGGCCCGCACGCCCACCGATTGCACTACTCGGGGTTGGTCGCCGTGGGGGAGATCCGGACAGCCGCGCACGATCTGCTCATCGCCAGCGGGCTGGACGCCCGCACAGCGGCCAGCATGGTGCGGCGGGCGGTGGGTTGGGAGGAGCAGGACTGA
- a CDS encoding nuclear transport factor 2 family protein, which translates to MDTREAAQRWARTWTDAWPVRDVEALTALQSESGDHWASMFRPYRGRSGLRIYLEECFAEETRPAQVWFAEPQVDGDAAAVEYWAVIHVKDKPVTVSGCTLLRFDEAGLVAEARDYSDVKEGNHAPPAGLFE; encoded by the coding sequence GTGGACACTCGAGAGGCGGCCCAACGGTGGGCCAGGACCTGGACCGATGCCTGGCCGGTCAGGGACGTCGAGGCGCTCACCGCCCTGCAGAGCGAGAGCGGCGACCACTGGGCCTCGATGTTTCGTCCGTACCGTGGGCGGTCCGGCCTTCGGATCTATCTGGAGGAGTGCTTCGCCGAGGAGACCCGCCCCGCTCAGGTGTGGTTCGCCGAGCCGCAGGTCGACGGCGATGCGGCAGCGGTGGAGTACTGGGCGGTGATCCACGTCAAGGACAAACCCGTGACCGTCTCCGGCTGCACGTTGCTGCGGTTCGACGAGGCTGGCCTCGTGGCCGAGGCTCGCGACTACTCGGACGTCAAGGAGGGCAACCACGCACCGCCGGCCGGCCTGTTCGAGTGA
- a CDS encoding YdeI/OmpD-associated family protein: MDVLDFPDAEAWESWLAARHEVRGEAWLRIAKRHSGLASIAIADALDVALCYGWIDGHRKGLDDVSFLQRYSRRRPRSSWSQVNVAKVEALTAAGRMRAAGLAEVAAAKAAGRWEAAYESQRTAEVPPDLTAAFTGDPRASAAFERLGRSARYAVILPLLKARTPEARAKLLAQTVARLVAQE, translated from the coding sequence GTGGACGTCCTCGACTTTCCCGATGCCGAGGCGTGGGAGTCCTGGCTCGCCGCGCGGCACGAGGTGCGGGGCGAGGCGTGGCTGCGGATCGCCAAGCGACACTCCGGGCTCGCCTCGATCGCGATCGCGGACGCGCTCGACGTGGCCCTCTGCTACGGCTGGATCGACGGCCACCGCAAGGGCCTCGACGACGTCTCGTTCCTCCAGCGGTACTCGCGCCGACGCCCGCGGAGTTCGTGGTCTCAGGTCAACGTGGCGAAGGTCGAAGCGCTGACGGCGGCCGGCCGGATGCGGGCCGCCGGGCTCGCGGAAGTCGCGGCCGCCAAGGCCGCCGGCCGCTGGGAGGCGGCGTACGAGTCGCAGCGCACCGCCGAGGTGCCGCCCGATCTCACGGCCGCGTTCACCGGTGACCCCCGCGCATCCGCCGCGTTCGAACGGCTCGGCCGATCTGCCCGGTACGCCGTGATCCTTCCGCTGCTCAAGGCCCGTACCCCGGAGGCGCGGGCGAAGCTCCTCGCCCAGACGGTCGCACGGCTGGTGGCTCAGGAGTAG
- a CDS encoding VOC family protein encodes MSLRGFATLNIWADDVAAATAWYAEFLGQEAYFLRSGPDGRPAYTEFRIGDYQGELGIIDRRYAPPGATGPGGAVMHWHVDDLDATVRRLLAMGATEYQPITPHGDEGFVTAAVVDPFGNVLGVMNNPQYLDILSSMKPA; translated from the coding sequence ATGAGCCTGCGAGGATTCGCCACACTCAACATCTGGGCGGACGACGTGGCAGCGGCCACGGCCTGGTACGCGGAGTTCCTGGGCCAGGAGGCGTACTTCCTGCGGTCGGGGCCCGACGGACGCCCGGCCTACACCGAGTTCCGGATCGGCGACTACCAGGGAGAGCTGGGCATCATCGACCGCAGGTACGCGCCGCCCGGCGCGACCGGGCCCGGCGGCGCGGTCATGCACTGGCACGTCGACGACCTCGACGCCACCGTGCGGCGACTGCTGGCGATGGGCGCCACGGAGTACCAGCCGATCACCCCGCACGGGGACGAGGGGTTCGTCACGGCCGCGGTGGTCGACCCGTTCGGCAACGTGCTGGGCGTCATGAACAACCCGCAATACCTCGACATCCTCTCCTCCATGAAGCCGGCATGA
- a CDS encoding DUF72 domain-containing protein, whose product MWTHKSWQGRLLAHPLPPQERLRHYASWCDAVEGNTTFYATPARDTVTSWARQTDPDFRFVLKLPKVITHERRLTDFEDPLRAFLDAIEPLGPRTHALWIQLPGSFSPTDVPTLSRFLGQLPRSHRYAVEVRHPAFFDDPRAARLLAEALTTAAAEWIPFDTTAFFASPPTSDAERDAWTKKPRVPLRSLALTDRPIVRYLGRDDTTRTVEGWQRWVDVTADWLREGRSPTVFIHTPDNADAPVLARRFHDEVRARVPELEALPEPIPVEPLALF is encoded by the coding sequence ATGTGGACCCACAAGTCGTGGCAGGGACGACTGCTGGCGCATCCGCTTCCACCACAGGAGCGCCTACGGCACTACGCCAGCTGGTGCGACGCCGTCGAGGGAAACACGACCTTCTACGCGACGCCGGCCAGGGACACCGTCACATCGTGGGCCCGGCAGACCGATCCCGATTTCCGGTTCGTCCTCAAACTTCCCAAGGTCATCACGCACGAACGTCGGCTCACCGACTTCGAGGACCCGCTGCGCGCCTTCCTGGACGCGATCGAGCCGCTCGGCCCACGCACCCACGCCCTCTGGATCCAACTGCCAGGCTCGTTCTCCCCCACCGACGTCCCGACACTGAGCCGGTTTCTGGGCCAGCTCCCCAGGTCGCACCGGTACGCCGTGGAGGTCCGCCATCCCGCGTTCTTCGACGACCCCCGTGCGGCCCGGCTCCTCGCGGAGGCACTCACCACCGCGGCCGCCGAGTGGATCCCCTTCGACACCACCGCGTTCTTCGCGAGCCCGCCGACCAGCGACGCGGAACGAGATGCCTGGACCAAGAAGCCGCGCGTACCGCTCCGGTCGCTCGCGCTGACCGATCGCCCGATCGTCCGCTACCTCGGCCGCGACGACACCACGCGGACGGTCGAGGGGTGGCAGCGCTGGGTCGACGTCACCGCCGACTGGCTGCGCGAGGGGCGCTCGCCCACGGTGTTCATCCACACCCCGGACAACGCCGACGCGCCCGTGCTCGCCCGCCGCTTCCACGACGAGGTACGGGCCCGCGTACCCGAGCTGGAAGCACTGCCCGAACCGATACCGGTCGAGCCTCTGGCCCTCTTCTGA
- a CDS encoding glycosyltransferase, whose product MRVLFASLASVGHTYPLIPLAVAAREAGHEVHFAAGAEVHAPLAANGLRPFRPGDAFYEVYAEDLEPELARLRPDLVVHEWGLPGAAIAAQRAGIPGLWHGFGRMFPDGIGLELPTKTGEVAGRPHLDICPPSLQDRDFLATERRIELRPVPFSTPAALPEWVSRHASRPLVYLTLGTAFGTPELLATAIAGLATLDARVVVAAGRVSPDQLGGVPEQVTVHPWVPQAELLPYVDVVVHHGGSGTTLGALAVGVPQLILPQGADQFANADAVSAAGAALRLLPEEVNADAIAEHTRRLLPRQGSAEHRDAARTIAEEIARMPSPAAVARRLPEYARAG is encoded by the coding sequence ATGCGCGTGCTGTTCGCCAGCTTGGCGTCCGTCGGTCACACCTACCCGCTGATCCCGCTGGCGGTCGCGGCGCGGGAGGCTGGTCACGAGGTGCACTTCGCCGCCGGTGCGGAGGTGCACGCGCCGCTGGCCGCGAACGGCCTGCGGCCGTTCCGCCCCGGCGACGCGTTCTACGAGGTGTACGCCGAGGATCTCGAACCGGAACTGGCCCGGTTGCGCCCCGACCTGGTGGTGCACGAATGGGGACTGCCGGGCGCGGCGATCGCCGCCCAGCGTGCCGGCATTCCCGGTCTCTGGCACGGGTTCGGTCGGATGTTCCCCGACGGCATCGGTCTCGAACTGCCCACGAAGACCGGCGAGGTCGCCGGCCGTCCGCACCTCGACATCTGCCCGCCCTCCTTGCAGGACAGGGACTTCCTCGCCACGGAACGCCGGATCGAGCTGCGACCGGTCCCGTTCTCGACGCCGGCGGCGCTGCCCGAGTGGGTCAGCCGTCACGCGTCCCGGCCACTGGTCTACCTGACCCTCGGTACGGCGTTCGGCACGCCGGAGCTGCTGGCCACCGCCATCGCGGGGTTGGCGACGCTGGACGCGCGGGTGGTGGTGGCCGCCGGTCGGGTGTCCCCGGATCAGCTTGGCGGGGTGCCCGAGCAGGTGACCGTGCACCCCTGGGTGCCTCAGGCGGAGCTGCTGCCGTACGTCGACGTGGTGGTGCACCACGGCGGCAGCGGCACCACCCTCGGGGCGCTCGCGGTCGGTGTTCCGCAACTGATCCTGCCGCAGGGTGCCGACCAGTTCGCCAACGCCGACGCGGTCAGCGCCGCCGGTGCCGCCTTGCGCCTGCTCCCCGAGGAGGTGAACGCGGACGCCATCGCCGAACACACCCGGAGGCTGCTGCCGCGCCAGGGGAGCGCCGAACATCGCGACGCGGCCCGGACGATCGCCGAGGAGATCGCCCGCATGCCCTCCCCGGCCGCCGTCGCCCGCCGCCTACCCGAGTACGCCAGGGCGGGATAG
- a CDS encoding sigma-70 family RNA polymerase sigma factor, giving the protein MSEADLLARRFEENRSRLRAVAHRMLGSDTEAEDAVQDTWLRLSRADIAGIDNLPGWLTTTVGRVCLDRLRTRTTRPEQPWDTATPEPDPSDGGPVDPEREAMLTESVGRALLVVLDTLAPTDRFVFVLHDMFAVSFEEIAAVVDRSPAAVRQIASRARRRVHQGGTVRETDPARQRQVVEAFLAASREGRFDDLVSLLDPHVVMRADPVAAGLGSAAETHGSAAIAGFFNGRAQAASPAYVDGVPGAVVNLGGDLRLAISFIVTDRIIGIEVVADPTQLATLDLTVG; this is encoded by the coding sequence GTGAGCGAGGCGGACCTGCTGGCCCGACGCTTCGAGGAGAACCGGTCGCGGCTACGGGCGGTCGCCCACCGAATGCTGGGCTCCGACACCGAGGCCGAGGATGCCGTCCAGGACACCTGGCTACGGCTCAGCCGAGCGGATATCGCGGGCATCGACAACCTGCCCGGATGGCTGACGACCACCGTCGGCCGGGTCTGCCTGGACCGGCTGCGAACGCGTACCACCCGTCCCGAGCAGCCGTGGGACACCGCCACACCGGAGCCCGACCCGTCGGACGGCGGGCCGGTCGACCCGGAGCGGGAGGCCATGCTGACCGAGTCGGTCGGCCGAGCGCTCCTGGTCGTCCTGGACACCCTCGCGCCGACCGACCGGTTCGTGTTCGTCCTGCACGACATGTTCGCGGTCTCGTTCGAGGAGATCGCAGCCGTGGTCGATCGCAGTCCCGCCGCCGTCCGCCAGATCGCCAGCCGAGCCCGCCGCAGGGTGCACCAGGGCGGGACCGTCCGGGAGACGGACCCAGCCCGTCAGCGGCAGGTGGTCGAGGCCTTCCTCGCCGCCTCGCGGGAGGGCCGGTTCGACGACCTGGTCAGCCTGCTCGACCCGCACGTCGTCATGCGCGCCGATCCGGTGGCCGCAGGCCTGGGGTCAGCCGCCGAGACGCACGGCTCGGCCGCGATCGCCGGCTTCTTCAACGGCCGCGCCCAGGCAGCGTCTCCGGCGTACGTCGACGGGGTGCCCGGCGCGGTCGTGAACCTCGGCGGGGATCTCCGGCTCGCGATCAGCTTCATCGTCACCGACCGGATCATCGGCATCGAGGTGGTGGCCGACCCGACGCAGCTCGCGACGCTCGACCTGACCGTCGGGTAG
- a CDS encoding carboxymuconolactone decarboxylase family protein, protein MIIEPRIQNPAGLLPDAVKAINLLYKAAHSVGVAGSTLELVHVRVSQINGCGACVDSGARGARKAGETEERLFSVAAWRETPYFTEAERAALALAEAATRLADRADAVPDDVWAEAARHFGETELAAIVLWVATSNFFNRLNVTTRQPAPQAWG, encoded by the coding sequence ATGATCATCGAACCGCGCATCCAGAACCCCGCCGGCCTGCTGCCGGACGCCGTGAAGGCGATCAATCTGCTCTACAAGGCCGCGCACTCGGTCGGGGTGGCGGGCAGCACGCTGGAGTTGGTGCACGTGCGGGTCAGCCAGATCAACGGATGTGGCGCCTGCGTCGACTCCGGGGCCCGGGGCGCCCGAAAGGCTGGTGAGACCGAGGAGCGGCTGTTCTCGGTGGCCGCCTGGCGGGAGACCCCGTACTTCACTGAGGCGGAGCGGGCCGCGCTCGCGCTCGCGGAGGCGGCCACCCGGCTCGCCGACCGGGCCGATGCCGTGCCCGACGACGTCTGGGCGGAGGCGGCTCGGCACTTCGGCGAGACGGAGCTGGCCGCGATCGTGCTCTGGGTGGCGACCAGCAACTTCTTCAACCGGCTCAACGTCACCACCCGGCAGCCGGCCCCGCAGGCATGGGGCTGA
- a CDS encoding Clp protease N-terminal domain-containing protein — MTDPIQMTNPVRLDDLIQAIKKAHTDALDQLTDAVIAADHLGDVADHLIGHFVDQARRSGASWTDIGRSMGVSKQAAQKRFVAKASTEAAALDPNAGFGRFTPRARNVVMASQEEARASRHAEIGPEHLVLGLLAEPEALAAKVIVARGVPLETVRETVSAALPAPADQVPDLIPYDARGKKALELTFREALRLGHNYIGTEHILLALLEQEDGTGVLTDLGLEKAAVEADLLAAVAAVAGQK; from the coding sequence ATGACGGATCCTATTCAGATGACCAATCCGGTTCGCCTCGACGACCTGATCCAGGCGATCAAGAAGGCGCACACCGACGCGCTCGACCAGCTCACCGACGCCGTGATCGCCGCCGATCACCTGGGTGACGTCGCCGACCACCTGATCGGGCACTTCGTCGATCAGGCGCGGCGCTCGGGCGCTTCCTGGACCGACATCGGCCGCAGCATGGGGGTCAGCAAGCAGGCCGCGCAGAAGCGCTTCGTGGCGAAGGCGTCGACCGAGGCGGCGGCGCTCGACCCGAACGCCGGCTTCGGCCGGTTCACCCCCCGCGCCCGCAACGTGGTGATGGCCTCACAGGAGGAGGCCCGCGCCAGCCGGCATGCCGAAATCGGCCCGGAGCACCTGGTGCTGGGCCTGCTGGCCGAGCCGGAAGCGCTGGCAGCCAAGGTGATCGTCGCCCGGGGCGTACCGCTGGAGACCGTGCGGGAGACGGTCAGCGCCGCCCTCCCGGCGCCGGCCGACCAGGTGCCGGACCTCATCCCGTACGACGCGCGCGGCAAGAAGGCGTTGGAGTTGACCTTCCGGGAGGCGCTGCGGCTCGGGCACAACTACATCGGCACCGAGCACATCCTGCTCGCCCTGCTGGAGCAGGAGGACGGCACGGGAGTGCTCACCGACCTCGGGCTGGAGAAGGCCGCCGTCGAGGCCGACCTGCTCGCTGCCGTCGCCGCGGTCGCCGGGCAGAAGTGA
- a CDS encoding DNA repair protein — protein MPIQPNDRYQQDPERLWRSTEPAERFPAQPRYRGTRTTKGAAALSWAELNRLPAGSSARPGLNTR, from the coding sequence ATGCCGATTCAGCCGAACGACCGCTACCAGCAGGACCCCGAGCGACTCTGGCGGTCAACGGAGCCCGCCGAACGCTTTCCGGCCCAGCCGCGATACCGCGGGACCCGTACGACGAAAGGCGCGGCCGCCCTGTCCTGGGCGGAGCTGAACAGGCTGCCGGCCGGCAGTTCCGCCCGGCCCGGCCTCAACACCCGCTGA
- a CDS encoding DUF4396 domain-containing protein produces MENANPTRLAVAATLHCLTGCAIGEVLGMVIGTALGWSDLATIALAVALAFVFGYALTVRPVLRSGLPLGRAIRVALVADTLSIAVMEVVDNGVMLAVPGAMRAGLADPLFWGSLAGALALAFVVTVPVNRALIVRGRGHAVVHQHHHGEHHPTTPAAS; encoded by the coding sequence ATGGAGAACGCGAATCCCACTCGACTGGCCGTCGCCGCCACCCTGCACTGCCTGACCGGCTGCGCCATCGGCGAGGTGCTCGGCATGGTCATCGGCACCGCACTCGGCTGGTCCGACCTGGCCACCATCGCCCTCGCCGTCGCGCTGGCGTTCGTCTTCGGCTACGCGTTGACGGTCCGCCCGGTGCTCCGCTCCGGACTGCCGCTGGGCCGGGCGATCCGGGTGGCCCTGGTCGCCGACACGCTCAGCATCGCGGTCATGGAGGTGGTGGACAACGGCGTCATGCTCGCCGTGCCGGGCGCCATGCGGGCCGGCCTCGCCGACCCACTGTTCTGGGGCAGCCTGGCCGGCGCGTTGGCGCTGGCCTTTGTGGTCACCGTGCCGGTGAACCGGGCCCTGATCGTCCGCGGGAGGGGACACGCGGTCGTGCACCAGCACCACCACGGGGAGCACCACCCCACCACTCCGGCGGCGTCGTAG
- a CDS encoding GNAT family N-acetyltransferase, producing MLDRRLQLHLATWLGQWPAGKGLHVVASHRRARPAWDGRLRPALAVDSGESAVLSVPPDRVAAIRALARRTPDRLLPALPEAVGLPDWCVHDGPFRWSLAPAPLPDVGEWTESTAPGLPPWLRLFDRPVLVVRDADGNYLAGAGMKRHDAYGQELAIGTVPAARGRGLARRLVAQAARRVLDEGAIPTYLHERDNAASARVADAAGFPDRGWRAYGVYPR from the coding sequence ATGCTCGACCGGCGGCTTCAGCTGCACCTGGCCACCTGGCTCGGCCAGTGGCCGGCCGGGAAGGGGCTGCACGTGGTTGCCTCGCACCGGCGGGCCAGACCGGCCTGGGATGGCCGGCTGCGCCCGGCGCTCGCGGTGGACAGCGGTGAGAGCGCCGTGCTCTCCGTCCCGCCGGACCGGGTGGCGGCGATCCGCGCGCTGGCCCGGCGTACGCCGGACCGGCTGCTGCCGGCGTTGCCGGAGGCCGTCGGGTTGCCCGACTGGTGTGTGCACGACGGTCCCTTCCGGTGGAGCCTGGCCCCCGCGCCGCTGCCCGATGTGGGGGAGTGGACCGAGTCGACGGCCCCCGGCCTGCCGCCCTGGCTTCGGCTGTTCGACCGTCCGGTGCTGGTGGTCCGCGACGCGGACGGCAACTACCTGGCTGGGGCCGGGATGAAACGGCACGACGCGTACGGGCAGGAGTTGGCCATCGGCACCGTGCCCGCCGCCCGGGGTCGCGGCCTCGCCCGGCGGCTGGTGGCGCAGGCGGCCCGGCGGGTGCTCGACGAGGGGGCGATCCCGACCTACCTGCACGAGCGGGACAACGCCGCCTCGGCCCGGGTCGCGGACGCGGCAGGCTTCCCGGACCGGGGCTGGCGGGCGTACGGGGTCTATCCGCGCTGA
- a CDS encoding TetR family transcriptional regulator: protein MTEQPAPTTTAGEPATARGEQTRQLIRDTAMRLFRERGYAQTTMRAIAQEAGVAVGNAYYYFGSKDHLIQEFYAQSQVEHRAAAQPVLDREDAFAARLAGVLHAGIDVLTPSHEFAATFFKTAAEPTSPLSPFSAESSSPRQAAIDLFAEVLTGSTAKVDAELRPQLPELLWLAYMGVVLYWVHDRSPGQTKTRQLIDGVVPLIDRLVALSRLRVLRPVTRQVLDLIRTLRH from the coding sequence ATGACCGAGCAGCCTGCGCCGACGACCACTGCGGGTGAACCTGCGACCGCCCGGGGCGAGCAGACCCGGCAGCTGATCCGGGACACCGCGATGCGGCTGTTCCGCGAGCGTGGTTACGCCCAGACCACAATGCGCGCGATCGCGCAGGAGGCCGGCGTGGCGGTGGGCAACGCCTACTACTACTTCGGCTCCAAGGACCACCTGATCCAGGAGTTCTACGCCCAGTCCCAGGTCGAGCACCGGGCCGCCGCCCAACCGGTGCTCGACCGGGAGGACGCGTTCGCCGCCCGGCTCGCCGGAGTGCTGCACGCCGGCATCGACGTGCTGACCCCGTCGCACGAGTTCGCGGCGACCTTCTTCAAGACGGCGGCGGAGCCCACCTCCCCGCTCAGCCCCTTCTCCGCAGAGTCGTCCAGCCCCCGACAGGCGGCGATCGACCTCTTCGCCGAGGTGCTGACGGGCTCGACCGCCAAGGTCGACGCCGAACTGCGCCCCCAGTTGCCCGAGCTGCTCTGGCTGGCGTACATGGGCGTGGTCCTCTACTGGGTACACGACCGATCTCCCGGGCAGACCAAGACCCGGCAGCTGATCGACGGCGTCGTGCCGCTGATCGACCGGCTGGTGGCGCTGTCCCGGCTGCGGGTACTTCGCCCGGTGACCCGACAGGTCCTCGACCTCATCCGCACGCTACGTCACTGA
- a CDS encoding thiol-disulfide oxidoreductase DCC family protein — translation MTLPPTDGSGRLPDPTAHGGGGIRGFTVLFDANCPLCRTARRWLASHAQLVPLEFVPAGSAEARRRFPGLDHDATLRDLTVVADTGEVYAGDGAWFACLWALADHRSTAERLARPSLLPLARQVVATASAIRERVRDPWAEPTDEPAGYGDPDDRAACADDHCG, via the coding sequence ATGACGCTCCCACCGACCGACGGCTCCGGCCGACTCCCGGATCCCACCGCACACGGGGGCGGTGGGATCCGGGGGTTCACCGTCCTGTTCGACGCGAACTGCCCGCTCTGCCGTACCGCCCGCCGATGGCTGGCATCCCACGCCCAGCTCGTACCCCTGGAGTTCGTGCCCGCCGGGTCGGCCGAGGCCCGGCGGCGCTTTCCCGGCCTGGACCACGACGCGACGCTGCGCGACCTCACCGTGGTGGCCGACACCGGCGAGGTGTACGCGGGCGACGGCGCCTGGTTCGCCTGCCTCTGGGCGTTGGCCGACCACCGGTCCACGGCGGAACGGCTGGCCCGACCGAGCCTGTTGCCGCTCGCCCGGCAGGTGGTGGCCACCGCCTCAGCGATCCGGGAGCGGGTTCGCGATCCGTGGGCCGAGCCGACGGACGAACCAGCGGGATACGGTGACCCCGATGACCGAGCAGCCTGCGCCGACGACCACTGCGGGTGA